From Phenylobacterium montanum, the proteins below share one genomic window:
- a CDS encoding SPFH domain-containing protein: protein MSWLTATGPLVGSALLVVLGATVFVFVSGMIRYVGNNRVAIVEKLWSGKGSIKGGLIALNGEAGYQPDVLRGGVHFFFPFQYRLHVQPLVTIPQGRIGYVFARDGRVLNADQTLADNPEGVDFQDTRGFLAAGGQKGPQRKILREGAYALNLAQFVVVTRDRTFALSLDREEVALLAQMTEVIEERGGFEPVVIKDAEDEIGVVTVHDGPGLAAGEIIAPTVGQDPADEGTFHNSFQDPRKFLAAGGRKGRQLQVLVEGTYYINRLFATVELIAKTVVEVGQVGVVVSYTGPDGVDTSGESYRHGELVDNGQRGVWNEPLLPGKYAFNTYAGRVTMVPTTNFILKWEHGVSGSHHFDENLAEVSLITKDAFEPTLPVSVVVHIDYRKAPLVIQRFGDVKKLVEQTLDPMVSAYFKNIGQTRTLIELLQDRSAIQNQSSEEMKTRFGAYNLELQEVLIGTPRPNVAGDDQIERILTQLRQRQIADEQVGTYERQKLAAQKERELREAEARAKQQSAITESELSIQVQQNAGKANLARSEQEADQTRTLAKAEADRMRLLGEGEAKKVVALAAAEAERTTKVGLAQAEAIKSQVDASGGARYQLARQVAERFAQALETSGVDVVPKVQISGAGADGAGGGVMQALLTLLMSDRLGLAVEGEVRQEEEA, encoded by the coding sequence ATGTCTTGGCTAACGGCGACTGGACCGCTCGTCGGTTCGGCGCTTCTCGTCGTGCTCGGCGCGACGGTGTTCGTCTTCGTGTCCGGCATGATCCGCTATGTGGGCAACAACCGCGTGGCGATCGTGGAAAAGCTCTGGAGCGGCAAGGGCTCGATCAAGGGCGGCCTGATCGCTCTGAACGGCGAGGCCGGCTACCAGCCCGACGTGCTGCGCGGCGGCGTGCATTTCTTCTTCCCGTTCCAGTACCGGCTGCATGTCCAGCCCCTGGTGACCATTCCCCAGGGCCGCATCGGCTATGTGTTCGCCCGTGACGGCCGCGTGCTGAACGCCGACCAGACCCTGGCCGACAATCCCGAGGGCGTGGACTTTCAGGACACCCGCGGCTTTCTGGCCGCCGGCGGCCAGAAGGGCCCGCAGCGCAAGATCCTGCGCGAAGGCGCCTATGCGCTGAACCTCGCCCAGTTCGTCGTGGTCACCCGCGACCGCACCTTCGCGCTCAGTCTCGACCGCGAGGAGGTGGCGCTGCTGGCCCAGATGACCGAGGTGATCGAGGAGCGCGGCGGCTTCGAGCCGGTGGTGATCAAGGACGCGGAGGACGAGATCGGCGTGGTGACCGTGCATGACGGCCCGGGCCTCGCGGCCGGCGAGATCATCGCCCCCACCGTGGGCCAGGACCCGGCGGACGAAGGGACCTTCCACAACAGCTTCCAGGACCCGCGCAAGTTCCTCGCCGCGGGCGGCCGCAAGGGCCGCCAGCTGCAGGTGCTGGTCGAGGGCACCTACTACATCAACCGGCTGTTCGCGACCGTCGAGCTGATCGCCAAGACCGTGGTCGAGGTCGGTCAGGTGGGCGTAGTGGTCTCCTATACCGGCCCGGACGGCGTCGACACCTCCGGCGAGAGCTATCGCCACGGCGAGCTGGTCGACAACGGCCAGCGCGGGGTGTGGAACGAGCCGCTGCTGCCCGGCAAGTACGCCTTCAACACCTATGCCGGGCGCGTGACCATGGTGCCGACCACCAACTTCATCCTGAAGTGGGAGCACGGCGTCAGCGGTTCGCACCATTTCGACGAGAACCTGGCCGAGGTGTCGCTGATCACCAAGGACGCGTTCGAGCCGACCCTGCCGGTCTCGGTGGTGGTGCATATCGACTATCGCAAGGCGCCCCTGGTCATCCAGCGCTTCGGCGACGTCAAGAAGCTGGTCGAACAGACCCTGGACCCGATGGTCTCGGCCTATTTCAAGAACATCGGCCAGACCCGCACCCTGATCGAGCTCTTGCAGGACCGCAGCGCGATCCAGAACCAGTCGTCGGAGGAGATGAAGACCCGCTTCGGCGCCTATAACCTGGAACTGCAGGAGGTGCTGATCGGCACGCCGCGCCCGAACGTCGCCGGGGACGATCAGATCGAGCGCATCCTGACCCAGCTGCGCCAGCGCCAGATCGCCGACGAGCAGGTCGGCACCTATGAGCGGCAGAAGCTGGCCGCCCAGAAGGAGCGCGAGCTGCGCGAGGCCGAGGCCCGGGCCAAGCAGCAGAGCGCGATCACCGAGTCCGAGCTGTCGATCCAGGTGCAGCAGAACGCCGGTAAGGCCAACTTGGCCCGCTCGGAACAGGAGGCCGACCAGACCCGCACCCTGGCCAAGGCCGAGGCCGACCGCATGCGTCTGCTCGGCGAAGGCGAGGCCAAGAAGGTCGTTGCCCTGGCCGCGGCCGAGGCCGAGCGCACCACCAAGGTCGGCCTGGCCCAGGCCGAGGCGATCAAGAGCCAGGTCGACGCCTCGGGCGGCGCCCGTTACCAGCTGGCCCGCCAGGTCGCCGAGCGCTTCGCCCAGGCCCTGGAGACCAGCGGCGTCGATGTGGTGCCCAAGGTGCAGATCTCAGGCGCCGGCGCCGATGGCGCGGGCGGCGGGGTGATGCAGGCCCTCTTGACCCTGCTGATGTCTGACCGCCTCGGCCTCGCCGTCGAGGGCGAGGTACGGCAGGAAGAAGAGGCGTAG
- a CDS encoding DUF885 domain-containing protein, with product MSINRRHLLATAALFAVTPAARALAAAGASPLNAAFDDIFAAQLKRSPETTTSLGLDKDARAGAKSRLDDRSLASRYSDKADNLKYLALLKSVDRKSLTGLDAVNYDTVAYQMETQAEADRAFDYGPGGAGAPYVVSQLTGCYQALPDFLDSQHSIETKADADAYLARLEAFATALDQDTEQARYDGGHGVIPPDFALDKTLKQMTDLHDQTPDKAVLVQSVARRAAEKHIDGDYASQASAIWTGKVQPALARQIALMKDFRAKATHDAGVWRLPKGEDYYAASFKQWTTSTMSPEEVHKTGLDLLEQLSARMDEQLKAQGYTQGTVGERLRALYADPKFRYPDTDEGKEKLIADLNLKVKAVQAKLPAYFKTLPKQSVEIRRVPKYIEAGAPGGYYQGGALDGSRPGAYFINLRNTAEVPSWTLPTLTYHESIPGHHLQGALQQEADLPMIRKVMWFSAYGEGWALYAEQLADEMGMYDDDPMGRIGMLHDAAFRAVRLVVDSGLHHKRWTREQAIQFFVDKIGDPETSATTEVERYCVWPGQACSYMVGKINWLRLREVAKTKLGPKFDIREFHDAGLVSGATPLTVLDDVMAGYIKQKMV from the coding sequence ATGAGTATCAACCGTCGCCACCTGCTCGCGACCGCCGCCCTGTTCGCGGTCACGCCCGCCGCCCGCGCCCTGGCGGCCGCAGGGGCCTCGCCGCTGAATGCGGCCTTCGACGACATCTTCGCCGCCCAGCTGAAGCGCTCGCCCGAGACCACCACCTCGCTGGGCCTGGACAAGGACGCCCGCGCCGGCGCCAAGAGCCGCCTGGACGACCGCTCCCTGGCCTCCCGCTACAGCGACAAGGCCGACAACCTGAAATACCTGGCGCTGCTGAAGAGCGTCGACCGCAAGAGCCTGACCGGTCTTGACGCGGTCAACTATGACACTGTCGCCTATCAGATGGAGACCCAGGCCGAGGCGGATCGGGCCTTCGACTACGGTCCCGGCGGCGCCGGCGCGCCCTATGTCGTCAGCCAGCTGACCGGCTGCTACCAGGCGCTGCCCGACTTCCTAGACAGCCAGCACTCGATCGAGACCAAGGCTGACGCCGACGCCTACCTGGCGCGGCTGGAGGCGTTCGCGACCGCCCTCGACCAGGACACCGAACAGGCCCGCTACGACGGCGGCCATGGGGTGATCCCGCCGGACTTCGCCCTGGACAAGACCCTCAAGCAGATGACCGACCTGCATGACCAGACGCCGGACAAGGCGGTGCTGGTGCAGTCGGTGGCGCGCCGAGCGGCCGAGAAGCACATCGACGGCGACTATGCCAGCCAGGCCTCGGCCATCTGGACCGGCAAGGTGCAGCCGGCTCTGGCGCGCCAGATCGCGTTGATGAAGGACTTCCGCGCCAAGGCGACGCACGACGCCGGCGTCTGGCGCCTGCCAAAGGGCGAGGACTACTACGCCGCCTCGTTCAAGCAGTGGACCACCTCGACCATGAGCCCGGAGGAGGTGCACAAGACCGGCCTGGACCTGCTGGAACAGCTGTCGGCGCGGATGGACGAGCAGCTGAAGGCCCAGGGCTATACGCAAGGGACGGTGGGCGAGCGCCTGCGCGCCCTCTACGCCGATCCCAAGTTCCGCTATCCCGACACCGACGAGGGCAAGGAGAAGCTGATCGCCGACCTGAACCTGAAGGTGAAGGCGGTCCAGGCCAAGCTGCCAGCCTATTTCAAGACCCTGCCCAAGCAGAGCGTCGAGATCCGCCGCGTGCCAAAGTACATCGAGGCCGGCGCCCCGGGCGGCTACTACCAGGGCGGGGCGCTCGACGGCTCTCGTCCCGGGGCCTACTTCATCAACCTGCGCAACACGGCAGAGGTCCCCAGCTGGACCCTGCCGACGCTGACCTATCACGAGAGCATCCCCGGCCATCACCTGCAGGGCGCCCTGCAGCAGGAGGCCGACCTGCCGATGATCCGCAAGGTGATGTGGTTCTCGGCCTATGGCGAAGGCTGGGCGCTCTATGCCGAGCAACTCGCCGACGAGATGGGCATGTATGACGACGACCCCATGGGCCGGATCGGCATGTTGCACGACGCCGCCTTCCGCGCCGTGCGCCTGGTGGTCGACAGCGGCCTGCACCACAAGCGCTGGACCCGCGAACAGGCGATCCAATTCTTCGTCGACAAGATCGGCGATCCGGAAACCTCGGCGACCACCGAGGTCGAACGCTACTGCGTCTGGCCGGGCCAGGCCTGCAGCTACATGGTCGGCAAGATCAACTGGCTGCGCCTGCGCGAGGTCGCCAAGACCAAGCTGGGGCCGAAGTTCGACATCCGCGAGTTCCACGACGCCGGCCTGGTCAGCGGGGCGACCCCGCTGACCGTGCTCGACGACGTGATGGCCGGCTACATCAAGCAGAAGATGGTGTGA